From one Gossypium hirsutum isolate 1008001.06 chromosome D08, Gossypium_hirsutum_v2.1, whole genome shotgun sequence genomic stretch:
- the LOC107900808 gene encoding RGG repeats nuclear RNA binding protein A: MAGLNPFDLLGDDDTGELSLLIAAQQKAVAAATATAAAPKKGPAKPQAKTLPATQAKLPSKPLPPAQAVREAKNEGARGGGRGGRGYGRGRVGSSGYRRDFANDENSFSNSAVPEDGESGKPSERRGYGGPRPYRGGRRVGFSNGEDADGEQPRRLYERRSGTGRGNELKREGSGRGNWGTQTDELAQVTEVTNEGERNLGDEKPAGEEDARDANKESASNEPEEKEPEDKEMTLEEYEKVLEEKRKDLQALKIEERKVDAKEFESMQQLSNKKSNDEVFIKLGSDKDKRKEAYEKEERTKKSVSINEFLKPAEGERYYNPSGRGRGRGRGLRGFGGGNAARDVAAPSIEDPGHFPTLGGK; the protein is encoded by the exons atggctGGTTTGAACCCTTTTGATTTGTTGGGGGATGACGACACTGGGGAACTATCATTGCTGATCGCTGCTCAGCAAAAGGCCGTCGCAGCGGCCACTGCCACTGCTGCTGCTCCAAAGAAGGGCCCAGCAAAGCCTCAAGCTAAGACGCTGCCTGCAACTCAGGCTAAGCTTCCCTCCAAGCCTCTCCCTCCTGCACAGGCTG TGAGGGAGGCAAAGAATGAAGGTGCTCGTGGCGGAGGCCGTGGTGGGCGAGGATATGGACGTGGTCGTGTTGGTAGCAGTGGATACAGACGTGATTTTGCAAATGATGAGAATTCCTTCAGCAATAGTGCTGTACCTGAAGATGGAGAGAGTGGAAAACCCTCTGAAAGGCGTGGCTATGGTGGTCCTCGACCTTACCGTGGTGGTCGCCGTGTCGGTTTCAGTAATGGGGAAGATGCAGATGGGGAGCAACCTCGCAGGTTGTATGAACGCCGTAGTGGGACTGGGCGCGG AAATGAGCTCAAACGTGAAGGTTCTGGTCGTGGAAATTGGGGAACTCAGACTGATGAACTTGCTCA GGTGACTGAAGTTACCAATGAAGGTGAGAGGAATTTAGGTGATGAAAAGCCAGCAGGAGAAGAGGATGCTAGAGATGCTAACAAGGAGAGTGCTTCAAACGAGCCTGAAGAAAAAGAGCCCGAGGATAAG GAGATGACTCTTGAGGAGTATGAGAAGGTGCTGGAAGAGAAGAGGAAGGATCTGCAGGCTCTCAAGATCGAGGAAAGAAAAGTAGATGCCAAGGAGTTTGAATCTATGCAGCAGCTTTCAAACAAGAAGAGTAATGATGAGGTCTTCATCAAATTG GGATCTGATAAAGATAAGAGAAAAGAGGCTTATGAGAAAGAAGAGAGAACAAAAAAG TCTGTCAGCATTAATGAATTTCTGAAGCCAGCTGAAGGGGAGAGGTACTATAATCCAAGTGGACGTGGACGCGGTCGTGGGCGCGGCTTAAGAGGATTTGGTGGAGGTAATGCCGCAAGAGATGTGGCAGCACCATCCATTGAAGACCCTGGGCACTTCCCAACTCTTGGGGGCAAGTGA
- the LOC121219847 gene encoding uncharacterized protein, whose product MTQALAMRGIKIPNFTYDFPILEEPHRLSDISDGTARGFGSDLEETTSLSREINKVMDLQASLKDMYKKRRTDVGPMNVVISSKEETDSGRLKYYRKRKVDHTRPSSMITATLISPSISSPSIAHTSFLIAAHGISPLSTPHCILSFLPLVEETLSGEDGELFPRCGRMSM is encoded by the exons ATGACTCAGGCTTTAGCCATGCGAGGGATTAAAATCCCCAACTTCACTTACGACTTCCCCATTCTTGAGGAGCCACATAGGTTGAGTGACATTAGTGATG GCACAGCTCGCGGTTTTGGAAGCGATTTAGAGGAAACTACTAGTCTGTCTCGTGAAATTAACAAAGTCATGGACCTGCAAGCTTCTCTGAAGGATATGTACAAGAAGCGCAGAACCGATGTGGGGCCTATGAATGTGGTTATCAGCAGTAAAGAGGAGACAGATAGTGGAAGACTAAAGTATTACCGTAAAAGGAAAGTAGATCATACTAGGCCTTCTTCTATGATAACCGCTACTCTTATTTCTCCCTCAATAAGCTCGCCATCAATAGCCCATACAAGTTTTTTGATTGCTGCTCATGGCATCTCTCCTCTTTCTACTCCTCATTGTATTCTTTCTTTTTTACCTCTTGTTGAGGAAACCTTATCTGGAGAGGATGGTGAGCTATTCCCGCGGTGTGGACGTATGAGTATGTGA
- the LOC107899894 gene encoding RGG repeats nuclear RNA binding protein A isoform X1: protein MAGLNPFDLLGDDDTGELSLLIAAQQKAVAATATAAAPKKGPAKSQAKTQPATQAKLPSKPLPPAQAVREAKSEGARGGGRGGRGYGRGRGGSGSGGYRRDFANDENLFSNNAVPEDGESGKPSERCGYGGPRPYRGGRRGGFSNGEDADGERPRRLYERRSGTGRGNELKREGSGRGNWGTQTDELAQVTEEVANEGEGNLGDEKPAGEDDARDANKESASNEPEEKEPEDKEMTLEEYEKVLEEKRKALQALKIEERKVDAKEFESMQQLSNKKSNDEVFIKLGSDKDKRKEAYDREERAKKSVSINEFLKPAEGERYYNPSGRGRGRGRGSRGFGGGNAARDVAAPSIEDPGHFPILGGK, encoded by the exons ATGGCTGGCTTGAACCCTTTTGATTTGTTGGGGGATGACGACACTGGGGAACTATCATTGCTGATCGCTGCTCAGCAAAAGGCTGTCGCAGCCACTGCTACTGCTGCTGCCCCAAAGAAGGGCCCAGCAAAGTCTCAAGCTAAGACGCAACCTGCAACTCAGGCTAAGCTTCCCTCCAAGCCTCTCCCTCCTGCTCAGGCTG TGAGGGAGGCAAAGAGTGAAGGTGCTCGTGGCGGAGGTCGTGGTGGGCGAGGATATGGACGTGGACGTGGTGGTAGTGGTAGTGGTGGATACAGACGTGATTTTGCAAATGACGAGAACTTATTCAGCAATAATGCTGTACCTGAAGATGGAGAGAGTGGAAAACCCTCTGAAAGGTGTGGTTATGGTGGTCCTCGACCTTACCGTGGTGGTCGCCGTGGTGGTTTCAGTAATGGGGAAGATGCAGATGGGGAGCGACCTCGCAGGTTGTATGAACGCCGTAGTGGGACAGGGCGCGG AAATGAGCTCAAACGTGAAGGCTCTGGTCGTGGTAATTGGGGAACTCAAACTGATGAACTTGCTCA GGTGACTGAAGAAGTTGCCAATGAAGGTGAGGGGAATTTAGGTGATGAAAAGCCAGCAGGAGAAGATGATGCTAGAGATGCTAACAAGGAGAGTGCTTCAAACGAGCCTGAAGAAAAAGAGCCCGAGGATAAG GAGATGACTCTTGAGGAGTATGAGAAGGTGCTGGAAGAGAAGAGGAAGGCTCTGCAGGCTCTCAAGATCGAGGAAAGAAAAGTAGATGCCAAGGAGTTTGAATCTATGCAACAGCTTTCAAACAAGAAAAGTAATGATGAGGTCTTCATCAAATTG GGATCTGATAAAGATAAGAGAAAAGAGGCTTATGACAGAGAAGAGAGAGCAAAAAAG TCTGTCAGCATTAATGAATTTCTGAAGCCCGCTGAAGGGGAGAGGTACTATAATCCAAGTGGACGTGGGCGTGGTCGTGGGCGAGGTTCAAGAGGATTCGGTGGAGGTAATGCAGCAAGAGATGTGGCGGCACCATCCATTGAAGACCCTGGGCACTTCCCAATTCTTGGGGGCAAGTGA
- the LOC107899894 gene encoding RGG repeats nuclear RNA binding protein A isoform X2: protein MAGLNPFDLLGDDDTGELSLLIAAQQKAVAATATAAAPKKGPAKSQAKTQPATQAKLPSKPLPPAQAVREAKSEGARGGGRGGRGYGRGRGGSGSGGYRRDFANDENLFSNNAVPEDGESGKPSERCGYGGPRPYRGGRRGGFSNGEDADGERPRRLYERRSGTGRGNELKREGSGRGNWGTQTDELAQVTEEVANEGEGNLGDEKPAGEDDARDANKESASNEPEEKEPEDKEMTLEEYEKVLEEKRKALQALKIEERKVDAKEFESMQQLSNKKSNDEVFIKLGSDKDKRKEAYDREERAKKDLSLY from the exons ATGGCTGGCTTGAACCCTTTTGATTTGTTGGGGGATGACGACACTGGGGAACTATCATTGCTGATCGCTGCTCAGCAAAAGGCTGTCGCAGCCACTGCTACTGCTGCTGCCCCAAAGAAGGGCCCAGCAAAGTCTCAAGCTAAGACGCAACCTGCAACTCAGGCTAAGCTTCCCTCCAAGCCTCTCCCTCCTGCTCAGGCTG TGAGGGAGGCAAAGAGTGAAGGTGCTCGTGGCGGAGGTCGTGGTGGGCGAGGATATGGACGTGGACGTGGTGGTAGTGGTAGTGGTGGATACAGACGTGATTTTGCAAATGACGAGAACTTATTCAGCAATAATGCTGTACCTGAAGATGGAGAGAGTGGAAAACCCTCTGAAAGGTGTGGTTATGGTGGTCCTCGACCTTACCGTGGTGGTCGCCGTGGTGGTTTCAGTAATGGGGAAGATGCAGATGGGGAGCGACCTCGCAGGTTGTATGAACGCCGTAGTGGGACAGGGCGCGG AAATGAGCTCAAACGTGAAGGCTCTGGTCGTGGTAATTGGGGAACTCAAACTGATGAACTTGCTCA GGTGACTGAAGAAGTTGCCAATGAAGGTGAGGGGAATTTAGGTGATGAAAAGCCAGCAGGAGAAGATGATGCTAGAGATGCTAACAAGGAGAGTGCTTCAAACGAGCCTGAAGAAAAAGAGCCCGAGGATAAG GAGATGACTCTTGAGGAGTATGAGAAGGTGCTGGAAGAGAAGAGGAAGGCTCTGCAGGCTCTCAAGATCGAGGAAAGAAAAGTAGATGCCAAGGAGTTTGAATCTATGCAACAGCTTTCAAACAAGAAAAGTAATGATGAGGTCTTCATCAAATTG GGATCTGATAAAGATAAGAGAAAAGAGGCTTATGACAGAGAAGAGAGAGCAAAAAAG GACCTTAGTTTATACTGA